A single region of the Microcoleus sp. bin38.metabat.b11b12b14.051 genome encodes:
- a CDS encoding pentapeptide repeat-containing protein translates to MPQDFSGKNLRGHNFKGQNLTGAKFIGADIRSANFTNAILREADFTRAKAGLQKRWTIFLVTISLVLSVISGLISGFVSLWVTVFLTPDAIKQYTIIPGVLVLIVLAIFFIATIRQSIGAGAVAGAVAAAGAAAGAAAAAVVAAAAGAVTVAAAAAVAAAAAAAAAGAAAGAAAVAGAGAVAAAGAGAVAGAGAVAGAVAVAVAVAVAVAVAGAVAGAVAVAVAGAVAGAGIYIAWRALAGDEKHAWIRTVAIAFVGTGGTSFRSADLTDANFTEAMLKSTDFRTANLTRTCFRNTEKLDRTRVGNSILADTRVRELLITGNGYKKSYVAANLQGANLTGVNLNEANLKHANLSEATLHKANLEFANLTETQALATDFTAASFTGACLEAWNIDANTKLDRVDCRFVYFLEKPKPGTDDRERRPHHINKCFEPGDFEKLYKKILTTVQILLKDGINPEAFTAAFQKLMQEFPDITPDSIQSIEKKANDVLLTLKVPEETNKGKLEEVWDEVYQGRLEAQRQADKLKNKDEIIAIHKYYSEELMKGIFTQKDGLNHAIASQPPFSPIININSHSQAESKATSDNIDQSRELNISGGTVNATGAGSLSLGDNGGTTANTIEQLPDSAVSAARPYGGYANEEDRPS, encoded by the coding sequence ATGCCTCAAGACTTCTCCGGTAAAAATCTCCGTGGCCACAATTTCAAAGGTCAAAATCTCACGGGTGCAAAATTCATCGGTGCAGACATCCGAAGCGCAAACTTCACTAATGCCATCCTCAGAGAAGCTGACTTCACCCGTGCCAAAGCTGGACTGCAAAAGCGCTGGACAATTTTTCTAGTAACTATCTCGCTAGTTCTATCTGTAATATCGGGATTGATTTCAGGCTTTGTTAGTCTTTGGGTAACAGTTTTTTTAACTCCAGATGCCATCAAACAGTATACGATTATTCCCGGTGTACTTGTGTTGATAGTTTTGGCCATCTTCTTTATAGCTACTATTCGGCAAAGTATAGGGGCAGGGGCAGTGGCAGGGGCAGTGGCAGCGGCAGGGGCAGCGGCAGGGGCAGCGGCAGCGGCAGTGGTAGCGGCAGCGGCAGGGGCAGTGACAGTGGCAGCGGCAGCGGCAGTGGCAGCGGCAGCGGCAGCGGCAGCGGCAGGGGCAGCGGCAGGGGCAGCGGCAGTGGCAGGGGCAGGGGCAGTGGCAGCGGCAGGGGCAGGGGCAGTGGCAGGGGCAGGGGCAGTGGCAGGGGCAGTGGCAGTGGCAGTGGCAGTGGCAGTGGCAGTGGCAGTGGCAGGGGCAGTGGCAGGGGCAGTGGCAGTGGCAGTGGCAGGGGCAGTGGCAGGGGCAGGTATTTACATTGCTTGGCGTGCCCTGGCAGGGGATGAGAAACACGCATGGATTCGCACCGTTGCCATTGCCTTTGTCGGTACAGGCGGTACCAGTTTTCGCAGTGCAGATTTAACTGATGCCAATTTCACTGAAGCAATGCTTAAAAGCACAGATTTTAGAACAGCTAATTTGACTCGCACTTGCTTTCGCAATACAGAAAAACTCGATCGCACGCGAGTCGGTAATTCGATATTAGCTGATACCCGCGTCCGAGAATTACTCATCACTGGCAATGGCTACAAAAAATCTTATGTGGCTGCGAATCTTCAAGGGGCAAACCTGACAGGCGTTAATCTCAACGAGGCTAATCTCAAGCACGCTAACCTCAGCGAAGCAACCTTGCATAAAGCTAATTTGGAATTTGCAAACCTTACAGAAACTCAAGCCTTGGCAACAGATTTTACAGCAGCTTCTTTTACAGGTGCTTGTTTGGAAGCTTGGAACATTGACGCTAATACAAAGCTCGATCGCGTTGACTGTCGGTTTGTTTATTTTTTGGAAAAGCCCAAACCAGGAACCGACGATCGCGAACGCCGCCCTCACCACATCAACAAGTGTTTTGAACCGGGTGATTTCGAGAAACTCTATAAGAAAATTTTGACAACCGTGCAAATCCTGCTCAAAGATGGGATAAACCCAGAAGCTTTTACCGCAGCTTTTCAGAAGTTGATGCAAGAATTTCCAGATATTACACCGGATTCAATTCAATCTATAGAAAAAAAAGCAAACGATGTTTTACTGACTCTCAAAGTTCCAGAAGAAACTAATAAGGGAAAACTTGAGGAAGTTTGGGACGAAGTTTATCAAGGAAGGCTAGAAGCTCAAAGGCAAGCCGATAAATTAAAAAACAAAGATGAAATTATTGCTATTCACAAATATTATTCTGAAGAATTAATGAAAGGAATTTTTACTCAAAAAGATGGTTTAAATCATGCAATCGCGTCTCAGCCACCATTTAGCCCTATAATCAACATTAACAGTCACTCTCAAGCAGAGAGTAAAGCCACCAGCGACAACATCGACCAAAGTCGGGAGCTTAATATTTCAGGGGGAACTGTTAACGCTACGGGTGCCGGATCGTTAAGTTTAGGAGATAATGGCGGTACAACAGCAAACACCATCGAGCAGTTGCCTGATTCAGCCGTTAGCGCAGCCCGCCCCTACGGGGGCTACGCCAACGAAGAGGATCGCCCTTCATGA
- a CDS encoding GIY-YIG nuclease family protein, with the protein MSKQYYVYIMTNQHNRVLYTGVTSDLKRRVYEHKEKLIDGFTKKYNITKLVYCEIFENVYEAIEREKQIKAGSRQKKIDLVNSINKSWQDLYNEL; encoded by the coding sequence ATGAGCAAACAATATTATGTGTACATCATGACGAATCAGCATAACAGGGTACTTTACACAGGTGTAACCAGTGATTTAAAAAGAAGAGTTTACGAACACAAAGAAAAGTTAATAGATGGATTTACTAAAAAATACAATATCACGAAGTTAGTTTACTGCGAAATTTTTGAAAATGTATATGAGGCGATCGAACGAGAGAAACAGATTAAAGCTGGTTCTAGACAAAAGAAAATTGATTTAGTTAATAGTATCAACAAATCATGGCAAGATTTGTATAATGAGTTGTAA
- a CDS encoding transporter suffix domain-containing protein produces the protein MQNLQKLGWFLFIASFFPWLAILFVVPFLPLSIAEKTKIDVVLAVLAEVCFWLSVVILGKEVVTKYRRYLNPRYLWKKIRNFNRK, from the coding sequence ATGCAGAATCTGCAAAAGCTGGGTTGGTTTTTATTTATTGCATCTTTTTTCCCCTGGCTGGCAATCCTGTTTGTTGTACCATTCCTACCGCTGAGCATCGCTGAAAAAACAAAAATAGATGTTGTTTTAGCTGTGCTAGCCGAAGTGTGTTTTTGGCTGAGCGTGGTAATTTTGGGAAAAGAAGTAGTTACCAAATATCGGCGTTATTTGAATCCCCGCTATCTTTGGAAAAAAATTAGAAATTTCAACCGCAAATAA
- a CDS encoding carbohydrate ABC transporter permease encodes MGKSFDRSQALEMLSFIGLLAGAALVLLPLAAVFLVSLSPSGVGVKATGLTLGNYQEAWRRGNFLLAFLNSTVVAIAVTGFQVVTSALAGYALARLKFRGQQALVLVVLATLVIPFQLLVIPIFMVLKWGHLLNTYGALILPTAANGFGIFLLRQYFLTVPVELEEAAMLDGANRWQVLWQVMLPLARPALVTLFLFTFIGEWNDLFKPLVFTTRPELRTVQLVLAEFQEQFTSSWPLLMAAVVIGTVPVVLLFLACQRQFIRGIAATGIKN; translated from the coding sequence ATGGGTAAATCCTTTGACAGGTCTCAAGCGCTGGAAATGCTGAGTTTTATTGGGTTGCTGGCGGGGGCTGCGCTGGTGCTGCTGCCACTGGCTGCTGTATTTTTGGTTTCATTATCACCATCTGGTGTCGGTGTCAAGGCCACAGGTCTGACTTTGGGAAACTATCAGGAGGCTTGGCGACGGGGGAATTTTTTGTTAGCATTTCTTAATTCTACTGTAGTGGCGATCGCAGTGACGGGTTTTCAGGTAGTGACTTCTGCTTTGGCCGGTTATGCTTTGGCCCGGCTGAAGTTTCGGGGGCAACAAGCCCTAGTTTTGGTGGTTTTGGCGACGCTGGTGATTCCGTTTCAGCTTTTGGTGATTCCGATTTTCATGGTTTTGAAGTGGGGCCATTTACTGAATACTTACGGGGCGTTAATTTTGCCGACTGCGGCTAACGGTTTCGGGATTTTTCTCCTGCGCCAGTATTTTTTGACTGTGCCGGTGGAGTTGGAGGAGGCGGCAATGCTGGATGGGGCCAACCGCTGGCAGGTGTTGTGGCAGGTGATGTTGCCTTTGGCGCGCCCTGCGTTGGTGACGCTGTTTTTGTTTACGTTTATCGGCGAGTGGAATGATTTGTTTAAACCGCTGGTGTTTACGACGCGGCCGGAGTTGCGGACTGTACAGTTGGTTTTGGCGGAGTTTCAGGAACAGTTTACTAGCAGTTGGCCGTTGTTGATGGCCGCCGTGGTAATTGGGACTGTACCCGTGGTGTTGCTATTTTTGGCGTGCCAGCGGCAGTTTATTCGCGGGATTGCGGCGACGGGAATTAAGAATTGA
- a CDS encoding aldehyde oxygenase (deformylating) has product MPQLEASPTIDFQTETYKDAYSRINAIVIEGEQEAHDNYLQLAELLADKKSELIGLSKMENRHMKGFQACGKNLKVTPDMVFAKEFFSQLHSNFQTAAAEGKVVTCLLIQSLIIECFAIAAYNIYIPVADDFARKITEGVVKEEYMHLNFGEVWLNAHFEESKAELEAANRQNLPIIWRLLNSVADDANVLGMEKEALIEDFMIAYGEALGNIGFNNRDIMRMSAQGLAA; this is encoded by the coding sequence ATGCCCCAGCTTGAGGCCAGCCCAACAATTGACTTTCAAACCGAAACGTACAAAGATGCTTACAGCCGCATCAACGCCATTGTGATTGAAGGCGAACAAGAAGCTCACGACAATTACCTGCAACTGGCCGAACTGTTGGCTGACAAGAAAAGTGAGTTAATTGGCTTGTCCAAGATGGAGAACCGCCACATGAAAGGCTTCCAAGCTTGTGGCAAGAATCTCAAAGTCACGCCAGACATGGTATTTGCCAAGGAATTCTTTTCTCAGTTGCACAGCAACTTCCAAACTGCTGCCGCCGAAGGCAAGGTTGTAACTTGCTTGCTGATTCAATCACTAATTATCGAGTGTTTTGCGATCGCAGCCTACAACATCTACATTCCCGTCGCCGATGACTTTGCCCGCAAAATCACCGAAGGCGTCGTCAAAGAAGAATATATGCACCTCAACTTTGGGGAAGTCTGGCTTAACGCTCACTTTGAAGAATCCAAAGCTGAACTTGAAGCCGCCAACCGCCAAAACTTGCCCATCATCTGGAGACTGCTAAATTCTGTCGCAGATGATGCTAACGTCCTAGGGATGGAAAAAGAGGCTTTAATTGAAGACTTTATGATTGCCTATGGCGAAGCCCTAGGTAACATTGGTTTTAACAACCGCGACATCATGCGGATGTCAGCACAAGGCCTCGCAGCCTAA
- a CDS encoding long-chain acyl-[acyl-carrier-protein] reductase, with protein MFGLIGHLTSLEHAQSVANELGYPEYADQGLDFWCSAPPQIVDHITVTSITGQKIEGRYVESCFLPEMLATRRIKAATRKIINAMAHAQKNGINITALGGFSSIIFETFNLQQIKQIRNLKLEFERFTTGNTHTAYILCRQVEEAAPKLGIELSKATVAVCGATGDIGSAVCRWLNVKTNVAELLLIARDKERLQDLQSELGRGKIMDLEEALPQADIVVWVASMPKGVEIDPKTLKQPCLLIDGGYPKNLATQVQHPEIYVLNGGIVEHSLDIEWKIMKIVNMDVPGRQLFACFAESMLLEFEKLYTNFSWGRNQITVEKMEQIGEISVKHGFRPLMSF; from the coding sequence ATGTTTGGTCTAATCGGTCACTTAACCAGCTTAGAACACGCCCAATCAGTAGCTAACGAGCTGGGCTATCCAGAATATGCCGATCAAGGGCTCGATTTTTGGTGCAGCGCACCGCCCCAGATAGTCGATCATATCACTGTCACTAGCATCACCGGGCAAAAAATAGAAGGCCGCTATGTCGAGTCGTGTTTTCTACCAGAAATGCTAGCCACTCGCCGGATCAAAGCCGCCACTCGCAAAATTATTAATGCGATGGCGCACGCTCAAAAAAACGGGATTAATATCACTGCTTTAGGCGGCTTTTCTTCGATCATTTTTGAAACATTCAACTTGCAGCAAATTAAGCAAATTCGCAATCTCAAGTTGGAGTTTGAACGCTTCACCACTGGTAATACCCACACGGCTTACATCCTCTGCCGCCAAGTAGAAGAAGCAGCCCCCAAATTGGGGATTGAACTTTCAAAGGCTACTGTAGCCGTTTGCGGTGCTACTGGCGATATTGGCAGTGCTGTCTGTCGGTGGCTGAATGTTAAAACAAATGTAGCAGAATTGTTGCTGATTGCCCGCGACAAAGAAAGATTGCAAGATTTGCAATCGGAATTGGGACGAGGCAAAATCATGGATTTAGAAGAAGCTCTCCCCCAAGCGGATATTGTAGTCTGGGTAGCCAGTATGCCGAAGGGAGTAGAAATTGACCCCAAGACATTGAAGCAACCCTGTTTATTGATTGACGGCGGCTATCCAAAAAATCTGGCAACTCAGGTTCAGCATCCCGAAATTTACGTACTCAATGGCGGGATTGTAGAGCATTCCCTCGATATTGAGTGGAAGATTATGAAGATTGTGAATATGGATGTGCCAGGGCGGCAGTTGTTTGCCTGTTTTGCTGAATCCATGCTGCTGGAATTTGAAAAGTTGTACACCAATTTTTCTTGGGGACGGAATCAAATTACTGTGGAAAAGATGGAGCAAATCGGCGAAATTTCCGTTAAGCACGGTTTCCGACCTTTGATGTCATTTTGA
- a CDS encoding tellurite resistance TerB family protein: MSAHSHKRPNPAELFQSAKSDTSAMIELTPSEAFTAISVLAVAADGKISEAERQTLAANHIRLFGSYSGEHFQELFKKVLKLSSQYAPAEVFAAAKNALNAQLRETAFAIATDLVLVDGLFTTEEKDFLVELSQALDISEEMGKKIIEVMTIKNCGDNLMPAQSIE, encoded by the coding sequence ATGTCCGCCCACAGCCACAAAAGACCTAACCCTGCTGAATTGTTCCAAAGTGCCAAAAGCGACACAAGTGCGATGATCGAACTGACTCCCTCGGAAGCTTTCACAGCTATTTCAGTCTTAGCTGTTGCCGCTGACGGTAAAATCTCCGAAGCAGAAAGACAAACCCTTGCCGCCAATCACATTCGCTTGTTCGGTTCTTATTCTGGCGAACACTTCCAAGAACTGTTTAAGAAAGTCCTGAAATTGAGCAGCCAGTACGCTCCGGCAGAAGTATTTGCAGCCGCTAAAAACGCATTGAATGCTCAGCTTCGAGAAACAGCTTTTGCGATCGCCACAGATTTGGTTTTGGTAGATGGACTTTTCACCACCGAGGAAAAAGATTTCTTAGTTGAACTTTCCCAAGCTCTAGACATCTCCGAGGAAATGGGCAAAAAAATCATCGAAGTCATGACCATCAAAAACTGCGGGGACAATTTGATGCCAGCTCAATCTATCGAATAA
- the accA gene encoding acetyl-CoA carboxylase carboxyl transferase subunit alpha: MANPDRKPLLLDFEKPLAELETRIHQIRELAAENSVDVTDEIRKLEARSAQLRQEIFSSLSPMQRLQLARHPRRPSTLDYIQAISDEWIELHGDRRGGDDPALVGGIARIDGRPTVIIGHQKGRDTKDNIARNFGMAAPGGYRKALRLMEHADRFSMPIFTFIDTPGAWAGLEAEQLGQGEAIACNLREMFRLDVPIICTVIGEGGSGGALGIGVGERLLMLEHSVYTVATPEACAAILWKDSGKANLAAEALKITSWDLKNLGVLDQIVPEPVGGAHSNPLKAATMLKQALLENLVELTQLTGQQRRDMRYQKFRDIGVFTELAA, encoded by the coding sequence GTGGCAAACCCCGACCGCAAACCACTACTCCTAGATTTTGAAAAGCCCCTGGCAGAACTCGAAACCCGAATTCACCAGATTCGCGAACTGGCCGCCGAAAACAGCGTCGATGTCACCGACGAAATTCGCAAACTCGAAGCTCGTTCCGCCCAACTGCGACAAGAAATTTTCAGCAGCTTGTCCCCCATGCAGCGGCTGCAACTCGCCCGTCACCCGCGCCGCCCCAGCACCCTCGATTACATTCAGGCAATTAGCGATGAGTGGATCGAGCTCCACGGCGATCGGCGCGGCGGAGACGACCCGGCCCTCGTCGGCGGAATTGCCCGCATAGACGGGCGTCCTACGGTCATCATTGGCCATCAAAAAGGGCGCGACACCAAAGACAATATCGCCCGCAACTTCGGGATGGCTGCTCCCGGCGGCTACCGCAAAGCCCTGCGGTTGATGGAACACGCCGATCGCTTCTCCATGCCAATTTTCACCTTTATCGACACTCCCGGGGCTTGGGCGGGCTTAGAAGCCGAACAGCTTGGACAGGGAGAGGCGATCGCCTGCAACCTGCGAGAAATGTTTCGTCTTGACGTTCCAATTATTTGCACCGTCATCGGCGAAGGTGGTTCCGGTGGCGCATTAGGTATCGGCGTCGGCGAGCGGCTGTTAATGTTAGAACATTCGGTGTATACCGTAGCTACACCCGAAGCTTGTGCCGCCATCCTGTGGAAAGACTCGGGGAAAGCTAACTTAGCCGCCGAAGCCCTCAAAATTACTTCCTGGGATTTGAAAAACCTCGGCGTTCTCGATCAGATAGTACCCGAACCAGTTGGTGGCGCTCACTCCAATCCCCTGAAAGCTGCCACTATGCTCAAACAAGCTTTGTTGGAAAACCTAGTAGAACTCACACAACTTACTGGTCAACAGCGGCGAGATATGCGGTATCAAAAGTTTCGCGATATCGGTGTTTTCACTGAACTTGCTGCTTGA
- a CDS encoding SDR family oxidoreductase, producing the protein MNDRTTKQALITGASSGIGKATALAFAAAGINLALVSRESENLEAVATAAREFGVKAEAYRLDLAKIEQVQGGISAIAAQFGPVDILVNSAGMGYTGSLTETPLADWQKVLDLNLTSVWQCILGILPGMRDRRSGIIINVSSIAGSQTFPNWGAYCVSKFGLMALSKTLAAEERGSGIRVTAICPGSVNTPLWDTDTVQADFDRSAMLTPEIVAQSILHAVQLPASAVIEEITLMSNAGVL; encoded by the coding sequence ATGAACGATCGAACAACAAAGCAGGCTCTGATTACCGGAGCCAGCAGCGGTATTGGCAAAGCAACGGCTCTAGCGTTCGCTGCTGCGGGCATAAATCTAGCCTTAGTTAGCCGAGAGTCAGAAAACCTAGAAGCTGTTGCCACAGCAGCCCGAGAATTCGGAGTGAAAGCAGAAGCTTATCGCTTAGACTTGGCAAAAATTGAGCAAGTGCAAGGCGGCATCAGCGCGATCGCAGCTCAATTCGGGCCCGTAGATATCCTGGTCAACAGCGCTGGCATGGGCTACACCGGCTCCTTGACCGAAACGCCCCTAGCTGACTGGCAGAAAGTTCTAGACCTCAATCTTACTAGCGTTTGGCAGTGCATTTTAGGAATTTTGCCAGGAATGCGCGATCGGCGATCGGGAATCATCATCAACGTTTCCTCGATCGCAGGCAGCCAAACCTTCCCCAACTGGGGAGCCTACTGCGTCAGCAAATTCGGTCTCATGGCTTTGTCCAAAACATTAGCAGCCGAAGAACGGGGTAGCGGAATTCGCGTCACAGCCATCTGTCCGGGTTCTGTCAACACTCCCCTGTGGGACACAGACACAGTGCAAGCCGATTTCGATCGCAGCGCGATGTTAACTCCAGAAATCGTCGCCCAATCAATTCTGCACGCAGTTCAGTTGCCAGCAAGTGCAGTAATTGAAGAAATCACGCTGATGTCCAACGCCGGAGTTTTGTGA
- the folE gene encoding GTP cyclohydrolase I FolE, which yields MTIASNNGTNGSNSISTDTMKQSATADNNLSRIATRPDRNSSHGQESNVPVASEVGMDEMMAAVRTMLLGVGEDPEREGLLKTPKRVAEAMRFLTSGYSQSLEELLNGAIFDEGHNEMVLVRDISAFSMCEHHMLPFMGRVHVAYIPNQKVVGLSKLARIVEMYSRRLQVQERLTRQIAEAVQTILEPQGVAVVMEASHMCMTMRGVQKPGAWTVTSAMLGVFQDEQKTREEFLNLIRHQPAFF from the coding sequence ATGACAATTGCATCGAATAACGGTACTAACGGTTCAAACTCAATCTCGACTGACACCATGAAACAGTCTGCAACCGCCGATAACAACTTGTCGCGCATCGCCACTCGACCAGATCGAAATTCCTCCCACGGTCAAGAATCCAACGTTCCCGTAGCCTCAGAAGTAGGCATGGATGAAATGATGGCAGCCGTTCGCACAATGCTGCTGGGAGTAGGAGAAGATCCCGAACGCGAAGGATTGCTCAAAACCCCGAAGCGCGTAGCAGAAGCAATGCGATTTCTTACCAGCGGTTACAGTCAATCCCTCGAAGAACTCCTCAACGGCGCTATCTTTGACGAAGGTCACAACGAAATGGTACTGGTGCGAGATATCAGTGCCTTCAGTATGTGCGAACACCATATGCTGCCATTTATGGGTCGAGTTCACGTCGCTTACATTCCCAACCAAAAAGTAGTGGGACTGAGCAAATTAGCAAGAATTGTCGAGATGTACAGCCGCCGTTTGCAGGTGCAAGAACGTTTGACGCGCCAAATTGCCGAAGCAGTTCAGACAATATTGGAACCGCAGGGAGTGGCTGTAGTAATGGAAGCCAGCCATATGTGCATGACGATGCGGGGCGTGCAAAAACCCGGTGCTTGGACAGTGACGAGTGCGATGTTGGGCGTGTTTCAGGACGAACAAAAAACTCGCGAAGAATTCCTGAATTTGATCCGCCACCAACCGGCATTCTTTTAG
- a CDS encoding DUF4277 domain-containing protein: MNIQEEITVKDIDHLGLVAGLIDELGILEHINQLVGEQPGEIVSERVSS; this comes from the coding sequence ATGAATATTCAAGAAGAAATTACAGTCAAAGACATTGACCATCTGGGCTTGGTCGCAGGTCTAATAGATGAGCTAGGAATCCTAGAACATATTAATCAATTAGTAGGTGAACAACCAGGAGAAATAGTTAGCGAGCGGGTTAGCAGTTAA
- a CDS encoding IS1634 family transposase — protein MIINGLGLLSAPLYLFPKFFEGKDTEHLIGEGIQPEHLNDYRLGRVLDQLYLVGVSQIFTIIALAAAQKFEVKVETSHLDSSSFHLHGNYDFEHPSVAFWAQNSPEDESNSSASNDPIPPVPISITYGYSQGSSPDLPQFIVQLICTGDGDVPLFLKVASGNESDSGVFASIIMEFKNQLNLDSLMVAQGALYTAPNLSILTGCRWLSRVPQRLKQAQQLVSQLSETDFIDSAVTGYRSSEHKSNYGGVLQRWLVVESSALSLTDVNYQ, from the coding sequence ATGATTATCAACGGATTAGGTTTACTATCAGCGCCATTATATTTATTTCCAAAATTCTTTGAAGGTAAAGATACAGAGCATTTAATAGGAGAAGGCATTCAACCAGAACATCTTAACGACTATCGTTTGGGAAGAGTTTTAGATCAACTATATTTAGTGGGAGTCAGCCAAATCTTTACAATTATTGCCCTGGCTGCTGCCCAAAAGTTTGAAGTTAAGGTTGAGACATCTCACTTGGACTCAAGTTCTTTTCATCTGCATGGAAACTATGATTTTGAGCATCCATCGGTGGCTTTTTGGGCTCAGAATAGCCCGGAAGATGAATCAAATAGTTCAGCGAGCAATGATCCAATACCTCCCGTCCCGATTTCAATTACTTACGGCTATTCTCAAGGGTCAAGCCCGGACTTACCACAGTTTATTGTACAGTTGATTTGTACCGGGGATGGAGATGTACCACTTTTTTTGAAAGTAGCTTCTGGTAATGAATCAGATTCAGGCGTATTTGCATCAATTATTATGGAGTTTAAAAATCAGTTAAATTTAGATAGTTTAATGGTGGCTCAGGGCGCATTATATACGGCTCCTAATTTAAGTATTCTTACTGGTTGTAGATGGTTAAGTCGTGTCCCACAACGTCTAAAACAAGCACAGCAACTGGTGTCTCAACTAAGTGAAACAGACTTTATTGATTCTGCTGTAACGGGATATCGCTCGTCGGAACACAAAAGTAATTATGGTGGAGTATTGCAGCGATGGCTAGTAGTAGAAAGCTCGGCACTGAGTCTGACCGACGTAAATTATCAATAA
- a CDS encoding transposase family protein, translated as MSFHIDYLLDLPGIRVETCTQVEGKVFLGLSIVSEGIICHHCNNYTEKLHQNRPTLVRDLSVFGRPVYLKIPRRQFYCPSCQRYPTERIDFLG; from the coding sequence ATGAGCTTCCATATAGACTATCTATTAGACTTGCCTGGAATTAGGGTTGAAACTTGTACTCAAGTTGAGGGAAAAGTTTTCTTGGGATTGAGTATTGTATCTGAAGGAATTATTTGTCATCATTGTAACAACTATACCGAAAAATTGCATCAAAATCGACCAACTTTAGTAAGAGATTTGTCGGTTTTTGGTCGTCCTGTTTATTTAAAGATCCCACGACGGCAGTTTTACTGTCCTAGTTGCCAACGATATCCCACAGAAAGAATAGATTTTTTAGGCTGA